One genomic window of Haemophilus haemolyticus includes the following:
- the rnm gene encoding RNase RNM, with translation MTKKYDLHCHSTASDGVLSPTELVHRAYAQGVNVLALCDHDTIAGIDEAEIAAKEVGIELITGVEISTNWEGRGIHIVGLNFDKTHPQMTALLQSQKALREKRAVEIGDKLEKAGIPHAYEGAKALADGEVTRAHYARYLVKIGKVSNDGQAFKRYLGQGKSAFVKAEWTDIPTAIETIHVAGGIAIIAHPLRYNMTGKWVRKLITDFKAWGGDGMEMADCGQTKDQRQMLARWAKEFDLLGSVGSDFHFPCGWIELGKNLDLVDGVIPVWEKF, from the coding sequence ATGACAAAAAAATATGACTTACATTGTCACAGCACCGCATCAGATGGGGTGTTGAGCCCAACTGAATTAGTACATCGCGCTTATGCGCAAGGCGTGAACGTGCTGGCATTATGCGATCACGATACTATTGCAGGCATTGATGAAGCTGAGATTGCAGCGAAAGAAGTAGGCATTGAATTAATTACTGGAGTAGAAATCTCCACAAATTGGGAAGGGCGAGGGATTCATATTGTAGGATTAAACTTCGATAAAACTCATCCCCAAATGACCGCACTTTTGCAAAGTCAAAAGGCATTACGCGAAAAAAGAGCGGTGGAAATTGGCGATAAATTAGAAAAAGCAGGGATTCCTCATGCTTATGAAGGTGCAAAAGCCTTAGCCGATGGCGAAGTGACGCGTGCTCATTACGCACGTTATTTGGTGAAGATTGGTAAGGTATCTAATGATGGTCAAGCCTTTAAACGCTATTTAGGACAAGGAAAATCGGCATTTGTCAAAGCAGAATGGACAGATATTCCCACCGCGATTGAGACAATCCATGTAGCAGGTGGTATAGCTATTATTGCGCATCCATTACGTTATAACATGACGGGGAAATGGGTGCGTAAGCTGATAACCGATTTCAAGGCTTGGGGTGGTGATGGCATGGAAATGGCGGATTGTGGTCAGACAAAAGATCAACGTCAAATGCTTGCTCGTTGGGCAAAAGAATTTGATCTGCTGGGATCCGTTGGCTCCGATTTTCATTTCCCTTGTGGTTGGATTGAGTTAGGAAAAAATTTAGATTTAGTTGATGGCGTTATCCCTGTTTGGGAAAAATTTTAG
- a CDS encoding phosphoethanolamine transferase encodes MFKEIGEVSHVGITMLDRVGPPVIYSLLETIIFISALFIYPTRKVSKYCISDILFICLFLYLFSRSFYSTQELGVTSNPAYSRVKSNFFSVGNFIGKVIPYETFNLSQVKDYLHPTPAIISSPDVNNIIFIMGESLSSKHVDYFGYERETMPFIRQLANENPNVLLKEAYSAGLMTAISVPALFNAIPRPNGLKQIMKGDTNFFKLAKLQGFDTHFYTAQPEHAMMIMSIMGKSWMNHQITPTQLGLSPEQGMNDHKLFPLLQKIDLDKQKNFIVLHQRGSHSPYAEYLKEEDRIFKDGSPLDNYDSTVYNTDQFIQKVFNYLKQRGKDDYVLIYTSDHGQFVTKNHYNQGTTAEDQYLVPVFIYTKNEKIQQKLKEFDQCKRLFHQQLSTLVINIMGFDMPISSCENGVINSHMITGDYGYLSVKPANPPAFINPNRK; translated from the coding sequence ATGTTCAAAGAAATTGGGGAAGTCTCTCATGTTGGTATTACAATGTTGGATCGCGTTGGACCACCTGTAATTTACTCATTATTGGAAACTATTATTTTTATTTCTGCATTATTTATATATCCTACAAGAAAAGTAAGCAAGTATTGTATATCTGATATTTTATTTATTTGCTTATTCCTCTACTTATTTAGTAGATCATTTTATTCTACGCAAGAATTAGGCGTTACTTCCAATCCTGCGTATTCTAGAGTAAAAAGTAATTTCTTTTCTGTAGGTAATTTCATCGGAAAAGTTATTCCTTATGAAACATTCAACTTAAGTCAAGTAAAAGACTATTTACATCCAACTCCCGCAATTATATCTTCACCTGATGTAAACAATATTATTTTTATTATGGGAGAAAGTTTAAGTTCAAAACACGTCGATTATTTCGGTTATGAACGAGAAACTATGCCTTTTATTCGACAATTAGCCAACGAAAATCCTAATGTTTTATTAAAAGAAGCGTATAGTGCAGGCTTAATGACCGCCATCTCTGTACCTGCACTTTTCAATGCAATTCCCCGTCCAAATGGACTAAAACAAATAATGAAAGGCGATACGAATTTCTTCAAACTAGCAAAACTTCAAGGATTTGATACTCATTTTTATACTGCACAACCAGAACACGCAATGATGATTATGAGTATTATGGGAAAAAGTTGGATGAATCACCAAATCACCCCAACGCAGTTGGGTTTATCACCAGAGCAAGGAATGAACGATCATAAACTCTTCCCTCTATTACAAAAAATTGATCTTGATAAACAAAAAAATTTTATTGTGCTACATCAACGAGGTTCACATAGCCCCTATGCTGAATATTTAAAAGAAGAAGATAGAATCTTTAAAGATGGCTCCCCCTTAGATAATTATGACAGCACAGTTTATAATACTGATCAATTTATTCAAAAAGTATTTAATTATCTCAAACAACGAGGAAAAGATGATTATGTTTTAATTTATACCTCAGATCACGGGCAATTTGTTACCAAAAATCATTACAATCAAGGGACAACGGCAGAAGATCAATATCTTGTACCAGTATTTATTTATACAAAAAATGAAAAGATCCAACAAAAATTAAAAGAATTTGATCAGTGTAAGCGATTATTCCATCAACAACTTTCGACTTTAGTTATCAATATTATGGGATTTGATATGCCTATATCTAGTTGTGAAAATGGTGTCATTAATTCACACATGATTACTGGTGATTATGGCTATCTTTCTGTTAAACCAGCAAATCCACCAGCTTTTATTAATCCTAATAGAAAATAA
- the pyrD gene encoding quinone-dependent dihydroorotate dehydrogenase: MYQLFRRGIFQMDAEKAHNFTIQCLKLAGNPLFQSILKSIIHAPKGFQKTVMGVNFPNPIGLAAGADKNGDAIDGFGALGFGFLEVGTVTPVAQDGNTKPRQFRLIEAEGIINRNGFNNNGIDYLIENVKNARYQGVIGINIGKNKFTPLEQGKDDYIFCLNKAYNYAGYITVNISSPNTPDLRQLQYGDYFDDLLRSIKDRQAVLANQYNKYVPIAVKIAPDLTESELVQIADTLVRHKMDGVIATNTTVSRDTVMGMKNAEQQGGLSGKPLQHKSTEIIKRLHQELKGQIPIIGSGGIDGLQNAQEKIEAGAELLQVYSGLIYHGPKLVKELVKSIK, translated from the coding sequence ATGTATCAATTATTCCGTCGCGGCATTTTCCAAATGGATGCTGAAAAGGCTCATAATTTCACGATTCAATGCTTGAAATTAGCCGGTAATCCTTTATTTCAATCGATCTTAAAATCTATTATTCATGCTCCCAAAGGCTTTCAGAAAACGGTAATGGGTGTGAATTTCCCTAATCCCATTGGATTAGCGGCAGGAGCGGATAAAAATGGCGATGCGATTGATGGTTTCGGTGCATTGGGTTTCGGTTTTCTCGAAGTAGGGACTGTCACGCCTGTTGCACAAGATGGGAATACAAAGCCACGTCAGTTTCGCTTGATTGAAGCTGAAGGTATTATTAACCGTAATGGTTTTAATAATAATGGTATTGACTATCTTATAGAAAATGTGAAAAACGCACGTTATCAAGGCGTGATTGGCATCAATATTGGTAAGAATAAATTCACACCTTTAGAACAAGGCAAAGATGATTATATTTTCTGTTTGAACAAAGCCTATAACTATGCAGGTTACATTACGGTGAATATTTCATCACCCAATACACCGGATTTGCGTCAGTTACAATATGGTGACTATTTTGATGATTTATTGCGAAGCATCAAGGATCGTCAAGCTGTTTTGGCAAACCAATACAATAAATATGTGCCGATTGCGGTAAAAATTGCACCAGATTTAACGGAAAGTGAATTAGTGCAAATTGCGGATACGTTGGTTCGTCATAAAATGGATGGCGTTATTGCAACGAATACCACGGTTTCTCGTGATACGGTTATGGGGATGAAAAATGCGGAACAGCAAGGCGGATTAAGTGGAAAGCCGTTGCAGCATAAAAGCACAGAGATTATTAAGCGATTACATCAAGAATTAAAAGGTCAGATCCCGATTATTGGTAGCGGCGGCATTGATGGCTTGCAAAATGCGCAAGAGAAAATTGAGGCTGGTGCAGAGTTGTTGCAAGTTTATTCAGGATTGATTTATCACGGTCCAAAATTAGTAAAAGAATTAGTAAAAAGTATTAAATAA
- the metE gene encoding 5-methyltetrahydropteroyltriglutamate--homocysteine S-methyltransferase, protein MTTLHILGFPRVGAKRELKFAQERYWRKELAEQDLLDLAKALREKNWKHQAAANADFVAVGDFTFYDHILDLQVATGAIPTRFGFDSQNLTLDQYFQLARGNKDQFAIEMTKWFDTNYHYLVPEFQKSTAFKANPAHYVNQIREAKALGLNFKPVIVGPLTFLWLGKEKGEAFNRFDLLNQLVPVYVEILNALVAEGAEWIQIDEPALALDLPAEWVEAYKSVYAELSKVNAKLLLATYFGSVAEHAELLKALPVAGLHLDLVRAPEQLAAFEDYSKVLSAGVIEGRNIWRANLNKVLDVLEPLKAKLGECLWIAPSCSLLHTPFDLEVEVQLKEKNTALYSWLSFTLQKVEELNVLKQALNNGRASVQAALDASQAAADARATSKEIHRPEVAERLANLPKGADQRKSPFAERIVKQNAWLNLPLLPTTNIGSFPQTTEIRHARASFKKGELSLADYEAAMKKEIEYVVRRQEELDLDVLVHGEAERNDMVEYFGELLDGFAFTKFGWVQSYGSRCVKPPVIYGDVTRPEPMTVRWSQYAQSLTNRVMKGMLTGPVTILQWSFVRNDIPRSTVCKQIGVALSDEVLDLEAAGIKVIQIDEPAIREGLPLKRADWDAYLQWAGEAFRLSSMGVQDDTQIHTHMCYSEFNDILPAIAALDADVITIETSRSDMELLDAFVKFNYPNDIGPGVYDIHSPRVPTAGEIEHLLRKALNVIPKERLWVNPDCGLKTRGWTETIDQLKVMVDVTKKLRAELA, encoded by the coding sequence ATGACAACATTACATATTTTAGGCTTTCCTCGTGTAGGTGCGAAACGTGAATTAAAATTTGCACAAGAACGTTATTGGCGTAAAGAATTAGCAGAGCAAGATTTATTAGATTTAGCGAAAGCATTGCGTGAAAAAAACTGGAAACATCAAGCGGCAGCAAATGCAGATTTCGTTGCCGTGGGCGATTTCACGTTTTACGATCATATTTTAGATTTACAAGTGGCAACAGGGGCAATTCCTACTCGTTTTGGTTTTGATAGCCAAAATTTAACCCTTGATCAATATTTCCAACTTGCACGTGGTAACAAAGATCAATTTGCGATTGAAATGACCAAATGGTTTGATACGAACTATCACTATCTTGTGCCTGAGTTCCAAAAATCGACCGCTTTCAAAGCAAATCCAGCTCATTACGTGAATCAAATTCGTGAAGCGAAAGCGTTAGGCTTAAACTTCAAACCAGTGATTGTTGGTCCATTAACATTCTTATGGTTAGGTAAAGAAAAAGGCGAAGCATTTAACCGTTTCGATTTATTAAATCAATTAGTGCCTGTTTATGTTGAAATCTTAAACGCATTAGTGGCTGAAGGGGCTGAGTGGATTCAAATTGATGAACCTGCATTAGCATTAGATTTACCTGCAGAATGGGTTGAAGCCTATAAATCTGTTTACGCTGAATTAAGCAAAGTGAATGCAAAATTATTATTAGCTACTTATTTTGGTTCCGTTGCAGAACACGCTGAGTTATTAAAAGCCTTACCTGTTGCAGGCTTGCATTTAGATTTAGTGCGTGCGCCAGAACAACTTGCAGCATTTGAAGATTACAGCAAAGTGTTATCAGCTGGCGTGATTGAAGGCCGTAATATCTGGCGTGCAAACTTAAACAAAGTGTTAGATGTATTAGAGCCATTAAAAGCAAAATTAGGCGAGTGTTTATGGATTGCACCAAGCTGTTCATTATTGCACACCCCATTTGATTTAGAAGTGGAAGTACAATTAAAAGAAAAAAATACCGCACTTTATAGCTGGTTATCTTTCACGCTACAAAAAGTAGAAGAATTAAATGTATTAAAACAAGCCTTAAATAATGGCAGAGCCTCTGTACAAGCAGCATTAGATGCAAGCCAAGCGGCAGCAGATGCACGTGCAACCTCAAAAGAAATTCATCGTCCTGAAGTGGCAGAACGTTTAGCAAACTTACCAAAAGGTGCGGATCAACGTAAATCGCCATTTGCAGAACGTATCGTTAAGCAAAATGCGTGGTTAAATTTACCGCTTCTGCCAACTACAAACATTGGTTCATTCCCACAAACTACCGAAATTCGTCACGCACGTGCAAGTTTCAAAAAAGGTGAATTATCCCTTGCAGATTACGAAGCGGCAATGAAAAAAGAAATCGAATATGTAGTGCGTCGCCAAGAAGAATTAGATTTAGATGTATTAGTTCATGGTGAAGCGGAACGTAACGACATGGTGGAATATTTCGGGGAATTATTAGATGGTTTCGCATTCACTAAATTTGGTTGGGTACAAAGCTATGGTTCACGTTGTGTAAAACCGCCTGTGATTTACGGTGATGTGACTCGCCCAGAGCCAATGACAGTACGCTGGTCACAATATGCACAAAGCCTCACAAACCGTGTAATGAAAGGAATGCTTACTGGTCCTGTAACTATTTTACAATGGTCATTCGTGCGTAACGATATTCCACGTTCAACCGTATGTAAACAAATCGGCGTAGCGTTATCTGATGAAGTGTTAGATTTAGAAGCAGCGGGCATTAAAGTCATCCAAATCGATGAGCCAGCAATTCGTGAAGGTTTACCGCTCAAACGTGCAGATTGGGATGCATACTTGCAATGGGCAGGCGAAGCATTCCGTTTAAGCTCAATGGGCGTGCAAGATGATACACAAATTCACACGCATATGTGTTATTCCGAGTTTAACGATATCTTACCTGCCATTGCGGCATTAGATGCGGATGTGATTACCATAGAAACCTCTCGTTCAGATATGGAATTATTAGATGCCTTCGTAAAATTCAACTACCCGAATGACATCGGTCCAGGTGTGTATGATATCCACAGCCCTCGTGTACCAACCGCAGGTGAAATTGAACACTTATTACGCAAAGCATTAAATGTAATTCCAAAAGAACGGTTATGGGTAAATCCAGACTGCGGTTTAAAAACACGTGGTTGGACAGAAACTATTGACCAACTAAAAGTGATGGTGGATGTAACGAAAAAATTACGAGCGGAATTAGCGTAA
- the fumC gene encoding class II fumarate hydratase: MAFRIEKDTMGEVQVPADKYWAAQTERSRNNFKIGPAASMPHEIIEAFGYLKKAAAFANHDLGVLPLEKRNLIAQACDEILANKLDDQFPLVIWQTGSGTQSNMNVNEVVANRAHVLNGGKLGEKSIIHPNDDVNKSQSSNDTFPTAMHIAAYKKVVEHTIPCVERLQKTFAAKSEAFKNVVKIGRTHLMDATPLTLGQEFSAYAAQLDFGLKALKNTLPHLSQLALGGTAVGTGLNTPKGYDVKVADYIAKFTALPFVTADNKFEALAAHDAIVETHGALRQLAMSLFKIANDIRLLASGPRSGIGEILIPENEPGSSIMPGKVNPTQCEAMTMVCAQVFGNDTTIAFVGSQGHFQLNVFNPVMIANFLQSAQLLGDACVSFDEHCAVGIEPNYPRIKQQLENSLMLVTALNTHIGYENAAKIAKTAHKNGTTLREEAINLGLVSAEDFDKWVRPEDMVGSLK, translated from the coding sequence ATGGCATTTCGTATTGAAAAAGACACAATGGGTGAAGTTCAAGTTCCAGCAGATAAATACTGGGCTGCACAAACTGAACGTTCACGCAATAACTTTAAAATTGGTCCTGCCGCATCAATGCCACATGAAATTATTGAAGCTTTTGGCTATTTAAAGAAAGCAGCCGCATTTGCTAATCATGATTTAGGTGTATTACCTCTTGAAAAACGTAATTTAATTGCTCAGGCTTGTGACGAAATTTTAGCAAATAAATTAGACGATCAATTCCCACTCGTTATTTGGCAAACTGGTTCTGGTACACAATCTAATATGAATGTGAACGAAGTCGTTGCCAATCGTGCGCATGTGCTAAACGGTGGTAAATTAGGTGAAAAATCTATTATTCACCCAAATGATGATGTGAACAAATCACAATCTTCAAATGATACTTTCCCAACGGCAATGCACATTGCTGCATATAAAAAAGTAGTTGAACACACCATTCCTTGTGTTGAACGTTTACAAAAAACTTTTGCAGCAAAATCTGAAGCCTTCAAAAACGTAGTAAAAATTGGCCGCACTCACTTAATGGATGCAACGCCACTCACATTAGGTCAAGAATTTTCGGCTTATGCGGCTCAATTAGATTTCGGCTTAAAAGCATTAAAAAATACTCTTCCGCATTTAAGTCAATTAGCATTGGGTGGCACCGCGGTTGGCACAGGTTTGAACACGCCAAAAGGCTATGATGTGAAAGTGGCAGATTACATAGCAAAATTCACCGCACTTCCATTTGTCACTGCAGATAATAAATTTGAAGCATTAGCCGCTCATGATGCGATTGTTGAAACTCACGGTGCATTACGTCAATTAGCAATGAGTTTATTTAAGATTGCGAACGATATTCGTCTATTAGCATCAGGCCCTCGTTCAGGAATTGGCGAAATTTTAATTCCTGAAAATGAACCGGGTTCTTCAATCATGCCGGGTAAAGTCAACCCAACTCAATGTGAAGCGATGACAATGGTCTGCGCACAAGTATTTGGTAACGACACCACAATCGCATTTGTGGGTTCACAAGGTCACTTCCAATTAAATGTGTTCAACCCTGTGATGATTGCAAACTTCTTACAATCTGCTCAATTATTAGGTGATGCTTGCGTATCTTTCGATGAACACTGTGCTGTGGGTATTGAACCAAACTATCCAAGAATTAAACAACAACTTGAAAATTCATTGATGTTGGTGACCGCACTTAATACGCATATTGGCTATGAAAACGCGGCTAAAATTGCAAAAACAGCGCACAAAAATGGCACCACATTACGTGAAGAAGCGATTAATTTAGGCTTAGTTTCTGCAGAAGATTTTGATAAATGGGTTCGCCCTGAAGATATGGTGGGTAGCCTAAAATAA
- a CDS encoding chalcone isomerase family protein, giving the protein MKMKSLFVAMITFFSAAPFAHWQPIGNAEYTWGPFHVYTIGLFSETGTYQENERPLMLSFKYEKPIEGKNFAITLIKEIETLKLNDGDTQSWLKEMQSTFPDFSPNDILNYIALPDRGYFVLNDTVLEHDFDAKFNQAFIGIWLAPNSTFVKLQPQLLGKTKSNHEATEFYLKPEIESVDEQDSMPELPPHYLLDNQKKSEG; this is encoded by the coding sequence ATGAAAATGAAATCCCTTTTTGTGGCAATGATAACGTTTTTTTCTGCCGCACCTTTTGCTCATTGGCAACCCATCGGAAATGCCGAATACACTTGGGGGCCGTTCCATGTTTATACCATTGGCTTATTTTCCGAAACGGGCACTTATCAAGAAAATGAACGCCCATTAATGCTCTCTTTCAAATATGAAAAACCGATTGAAGGAAAAAATTTTGCGATTACGCTTATTAAAGAAATCGAAACATTAAAACTTAATGATGGCGATACTCAAAGTTGGCTTAAAGAAATGCAATCCACATTTCCGGATTTCTCACCAAACGATATTTTAAACTATATTGCCTTACCCGATAGAGGTTACTTTGTATTAAATGATACAGTTTTGGAACACGATTTTGATGCTAAATTTAATCAAGCATTTATCGGCATCTGGCTTGCACCGAATAGTACTTTTGTAAAACTTCAGCCACAATTATTAGGTAAAACTAAAAGCAATCATGAAGCGACTGAATTTTATCTCAAACCTGAAATTGAATCCGTTGATGAACAAGATTCAATGCCTGAATTGCCGCCACATTATTTATTAGATAATCAGAAAAAATCCGAAGGATAA
- a CDS encoding SEL1-like repeat protein, protein MFQRVVFLFLFMFFSNFANAIDENGMFSQAVQFTQQGNYSEAEKIYKKLLNGNSPQRAATMLGTIAEEQRKYPEAIKWYEKSGDSIARFNLAAMYLEGKGVEQDYDKAVKLYLPLVQENFPYAKHYLGRLYLEGLGVPLDVNKAIQLLTEASDVVDKAGYDLGQIYKEGYKVPISSEKSSKFFRKSCKLGYQLACQEYDMNIKKMAKMIGVSEETLKYMDNKKN, encoded by the coding sequence ATGTTTCAGCGTGTAGTCTTTCTTTTTTTGTTCATGTTTTTTTCTAATTTTGCTAATGCGATTGATGAAAATGGAATGTTTAGCCAAGCAGTTCAGTTCACTCAACAAGGAAATTATTCAGAAGCAGAAAAAATTTATAAGAAACTCTTGAATGGGAATAGCCCGCAAAGAGCTGCAACTATGCTCGGTACTATAGCTGAAGAACAAAGAAAATATCCTGAAGCCATAAAATGGTATGAAAAATCAGGTGATAGTATTGCTAGGTTTAATTTGGCTGCAATGTATTTGGAAGGGAAGGGGGTAGAGCAAGATTACGATAAGGCTGTAAAATTATACCTTCCATTGGTACAAGAAAATTTTCCATATGCGAAGCATTATCTGGGACGTTTATATCTAGAAGGTCTTGGTGTTCCTTTGGACGTTAATAAAGCAATTCAATTATTGACTGAGGCATCAGATGTAGTTGATAAAGCTGGGTATGATTTAGGCCAGATTTATAAAGAAGGATATAAGGTGCCTATAAGCTCAGAAAAATCATCTAAGTTTTTTAGAAAATCATGTAAGTTAGGTTATCAATTAGCCTGCCAAGAATATGATATGAATATTAAGAAAATGGCAAAAATGATAGGTGTCTCAGAAGAAACATTAAAATATATGGATAATAAAAAAAATTAA
- the yqfB gene encoding N(4)-acetylcytidine aminohydrolase, which yields MKPNDITFYQRFEADILAGRKTITIRDKSESHFKAGDILLVGRFEDNQYFCTIEVLSVSPITLDELTEQHAKQENMELEELKEVIRGIYPNEEQFYLIEFIKI from the coding sequence ATGAAACCAAACGACATTACTTTCTATCAACGCTTTGAAGCCGATATTCTCGCAGGGCGTAAAACCATCACCATTCGGGACAAATCCGAAAGCCATTTTAAAGCAGGTGATATTTTACTAGTCGGTCGATTTGAAGATAATCAATATTTCTGCACCATTGAAGTATTAAGTGTGTCTCCGATTACCCTTGATGAACTGACGGAACAACATGCGAAGCAGGAGAATATGGAGTTGGAAGAATTGAAAGAGGTGATTCGGGGGATTTATCCGAACGAAGAGCAGTTTTATTTGATTGAATTTATAAAAATTTAG
- a CDS encoding DNA polymerase III subunit chi, whose translation MAKTAQFYILTEDCTLTVEEIACNLAASIWRSGKKVLISCESEAQALEIDERLWQRDPNEFVPHNLSGEATQYPTPIEISWLGKRNLQRRDVLINLQQEIPDFSHSFTQIIDFVPKDDALKTQARERYKQLRTLGWVLSTENIE comes from the coding sequence ATGGCAAAAACTGCGCAATTTTACATTCTTACGGAAGATTGTACATTAACTGTCGAAGAAATAGCCTGTAATCTTGCTGCTTCAATATGGCGATCAGGGAAAAAAGTATTGATTAGCTGTGAAAGTGAGGCTCAAGCCTTAGAGATTGATGAGCGTTTGTGGCAACGAGATCCTAATGAATTTGTTCCGCATAATTTATCGGGTGAGGCAACACAATATCCCACACCGATAGAGATTTCATGGCTTGGGAAACGAAATTTACAACGTCGTGATGTGTTAATTAATTTGCAACAAGAAATCCCAGATTTTAGCCATAGTTTTACCCAAATTATTGATTTTGTACCGAAAGATGATGCCTTAAAAACACAAGCTCGAGAACGTTATAAACAGTTAAGAACCTTGGGATGGGTACTTTCTACAGAAAATATAGAATAA